The genomic region TAGTCGGGGACGGTTATTGCCCTAAATTTACCTGCGTATATCCTCAATCTGGGCCCGATAAGGACGTAATCGGCGAGGGTACCAAAGAGACAGCCGATTCCGGCCCAGAAAGCACCGAGACCGCTGGAAAAGGCAGCACCCGGATAACCGAGCATCAGCCAGCCGGAGAAGTCGCTGGCCTTGTCCGAGAGGGTTGCGGCGAGGACGTGCACCTTCCTCCCGCCAACGAAGTACTGGTCCTCCGTTTTGGTGTAGCGGTTGGCCCACCAGCCTATGTAGGCTAGGAGGGCGAGGTACACCAGGAATCCGAGGAGAATTCCGCTGTTCATGCCTTACCCTCCTCCTTGAGCTGTTCTATAAGGTCCTCGTCGTAGGCCAGAATATCGTCGTCCACGTAGTACTCCTTGCCGGTTATTCTGTCCCAGTAGCCGTAGAGCAGCATTGTCAAAATTCCAAGAAACGTTGGCACAAGCAGCGTTGCCCAGGCTTCACCACTCAATCCCATTCTAACCCACCTCAATACACCGATGTCGATTAAAGGACATCAGCTCACTAATATGTGATTGACGAATATAAATTTATTGGTTTAATTATTCCGAATCATAGATGTGGCGTTCTGAAATTGTGACAAAAACCGGCGCAACTGTTAATAATATATCCAATGTATATTGAACGGTGCTGGAATATGAGGGTCAGCATAATGAGACCTATATTCAGGCCGGAGGATGTCTTGAATCCCGGCTTTGTGCTGTATCCGTACCACATCTTCCACCTAAAGCTCTTCTACAAGCGTCTGGGCAGAAGCGACCGCGTTCTCGATTACTTTGCCTACGTGGACCTCTACCGTCTCGGGGCGGAGAGGGGGGACGGATTCATAGACCTCTACGAGTGGGACGTGGAGGAGAGGAGCGTCATGGAGCCGCTCGTTGATTACGGGGAGGCGAGGATGAAAGCCTTTGAAAGCGCGATAGCCTGGGGGAACTCGAGGATCGTCTCCTGGTGGCTTCCCAGAATAGAGATAGTGCGGGAGGCGCGGGCCTACAAGGTGTTCTGGCTCTACGAAAAGGAGGGGGAAAAGCTCATCATGGACAGCCTCGACGGAAAGGAGTTCAGCCTCGACGCGGTAACCGGAAAGGGCGGGAGGAAGTGCAGGGGGCCATTCTGCCGCTAACGGGCGTGAATCTCCACTATGTCCCCGTCCTCGAGCACGTGGTCGGCCCCAACGCGCTGGCCAGGGAACTTCACGCTCTTGCCCCAGACGCGGGCGTAGCGGAAGTTCTTGGCGAAGTCCTTGTGAATCCTCTCTGCCAGATCCATAACCGTTGAGCCCTTCTTCAGCGGCACCGGTGGATAGGCAGGCTCCTCGCCGGGACTCTTGGTGAAGACGCGAATAATCCCGGCCAGCTCGTAGAGTTCGTCCTTGAGTTTGTCCAGCTGTATCTTCCTCTTCGCCGAGACGGGGATTATTTTGAACCTGTCCCCGTAGGCTTCAACGAGTTTCTCGTAGTTCTCCTTACTCCCCGGGGCGTCGCCCTTGTTGGCGATGATTATAGCCCTCCTCCAGACGAGGCTCTCGTCGAGTGCGTCTGCGAAGTCCTCGAGCGTCACGGGTTCTTTCACCGTTATCTCCGCGGAGTGAATCCTCTCCTCGCGGAGCATCTTCATGACTTCGCTTATATCGCCCTTGATGTTCTCCTGGCCGTTGATGACGATTCCGCCCATTGCGGTCCTCTTTATCTCAACCCTCGGGCGGCGTTTGTTGAGCTTTATTCCCGCCCTCTCAAACTCCTTGAGGAGGGTTTCCAGCTGCTTTACCGGATCCTGGGATAGGTCAACGACTATGGCCACGGCGTCGGCGTTTCGGATAACGCTGAGAAGCTGCGGCCCCATTCCCTTTCCGAGGGCGGCGCCCTCAACAAGGCCCGGGACCTCGACGAGCTGTATCTGAACGTCTTTGTGGTGCATCATTCCAGGGATGGGCTCGACGGTGGTGAAGGCGTAGTCTGCGACGTCGGCGTCGACGTTTGTGAGTGCCTTCATAAGGGAGCTCTTTCCAACGTTCGGGAGGCCAGCGAGGACTATCTGTGCCGCGCCCTCCTTCCTGACGCTCAGCGACGGGCCGCCACCGCCCTTCTTCATCTGACGCTGCTTCTCCAGCTCCTTCCTCAGCTCGGCGAGCTTTCGCTTTATCTGGAGTCTGAGCTTTTCCGTTCCCTTGTGCTTGGGGACGGTGGCGTACATCTTCTCAAGGGCGCGTATCTTTTCGGGAATCGTCCTGGCGTTCCTGTACTCCTCCTCCGCCGCCAGATACTCCGCTGTGACGTTCGTTGGCATCGCTGACCCTCCCAGAACTTCTAGAGGTAAAAGGTGAGCGGCGTTTTATAAAAGTATGGTTCTCCAGAATCGGCAAGTTTATATAACCTTTCGAAAATTTTTTACCGGCGGTGATGCTCATGCGAATGGGTTTGGACGATACTGACAAGAAAATCCTCTCCATCCTCCAGAAGAACAGCAGAACGCCCCTGAGGGAGATTTCCAAGGAGGTCGGGCTGGCGGAGTCAACGGTCTATGAGAGGATCAAGAAACTGAAGGATCGGGGCATAATAAAGAAGTTCACGGTCATGCTTGACCCCGACTCCCTCGGTTTCCAGATCCTGGCGTTCATCCTCATAAAATCCAAGGCCGGCATGTACGCTCACGTCGCCAACGAGCTCAAGCAACACCCCCAGATCGTCGAGATATATGAGACCACCGGCGACTACGACATGCTGGTCAAAATCAGAACCGGAGGGAGCGACGAGCTCAACGAGTTCCTTGACACCATAGGGGAAATAAACGGCGTTGAGGCCACCCACACCATGGTCGTCCTTAAGATACACAAGGAGACCACGGAGCTTCCTCTCTGACTATTTCTGTCCAGAAAGGATTATAAATATCCCCTTTCTATTTCCCTCTAAGCGTTTGGATGGAGGTGTTCTGAATGAGGGTACTGTTTCTGAGCGCCGACGGCTTCGAGGATCTTGAGCTTATATACCCCCTTCACAGGCTCAAGGAGGAGGGGCACGAGGTCTATGTGGCGAGCTTCGAGAGGGGCAAGATAACGGGTAAGCACGGCTATTCCGTCGAGGTTCAGCTGGCATTTGAGGAGGTCGATCCGGACGAGTTCGACGCTCTCGTCCTGCCCGGGGGAAAGGCGCCTGAGATAGTCCGGCTCAACGAGAAGGCAGTTGAGATAACCAGGAAGATGTTCGAGGCTGGTAAACCGGTCGCCAGCATCTGCCACGGCCCGCAGATACTCATCTCAGCCGGCGTACTGAGGGGCAGGAAGGGAACGAGCACGATAACCATCAGGGACGACGTGAGGAACGCCGGAGCCGAGTGGGTGAACGAGGAGGTAGTCGTTGACGGCAACTGGGTTAGCTCAAGGCACCCCGGCGACCTCTACGCCTGGATGAGGGAGTTCGTTAAGCTCCTTCGCTGACCTTCAACTTTTCTTTGTAACTCTTGCCGGGCGTAAGCTTTATACGGAAAATGAGGATATTTTCATTGGTGTGATGCATGAGGCGAAAAGGTGGTGCCCTGGGTGTAGTGCTCGGCGTGGCCCTCGCGGTTCTCCTGATCGGTGCGGTTCTCACCGTCTTGGCCATCAGGGGAGACATCAGCATAGACGGGATAACCCCAAAGAAAGTGGCGGGAAAGGTCGTTGAGTTTGGGGAGTTCAATGCCCCCGCGCTAGAGGTCAGAGAGGTGGTCGGCGACGTCTCGATCGTCGGCGCCAACGTGAGCAAAATCACTGTTAAGAGCAACCTGCCGATAAACGTCAGCCTTGAGAACGGTGTTCTGACTGTTTATTGTCCAACGAAAAAGGTCGGTATCAGCCACAGAAACGTCTGCAACGATTACCGGAACGGTACCGTGGTAGTGGAGGTGCCGGAAAAACTGCTTGGCCTGAGAATTGATAACGTCGTCGGGGACGTTCTCGTGGCTGCGGAGTCCACCGGAGTGGACGTTACGGACGTTGTGGGTGAGGTTAGGGGCACTTCCCGGAACGATTACCACCTCTCGGACATCGTGGGCGATGTGTAT from Thermococcus celericrescens harbors:
- the pfpI gene encoding deglycase PfpI, whose product is MRVLFLSADGFEDLELIYPLHRLKEEGHEVYVASFERGKITGKHGYSVEVQLAFEEVDPDEFDALVLPGGKAPEIVRLNEKAVEITRKMFEAGKPVASICHGPQILISAGVLRGRKGTSTITIRDDVRNAGAEWVNEEVVVDGNWVSSRHPGDLYAWMREFVKLLR
- a CDS encoding Lrp/AsnC family transcriptional regulator, which gives rise to MRMGLDDTDKKILSILQKNSRTPLREISKEVGLAESTVYERIKKLKDRGIIKKFTVMLDPDSLGFQILAFILIKSKAGMYAHVANELKQHPQIVEIYETTGDYDMLVKIRTGGSDELNEFLDTIGEINGVEATHTMVVLKIHKETTELPL
- a CDS encoding DUF4097 family beta strand repeat-containing protein, which codes for MRRKGGALGVVLGVALAVLLIGAVLTVLAIRGDISIDGITPKKVAGKVVEFGEFNAPALEVREVVGDVSIVGANVSKITVKSNLPINVSLENGVLTVYCPTKKVGISHRNVCNDYRNGTVVVEVPEKLLGLRIDNVVGDVLVAAESTGVDVTDVVGEVRGTSRNDYHLSDIVGDVYLNVAEGATISDVVGDVKIAVPEGFGAALTAKDIVGDVTNTAAGKNGTVVVIVTDVVGDVEIKR
- a CDS encoding OBG GTPase family GTP-binding protein, with the protein product MPTNVTAEYLAAEEEYRNARTIPEKIRALEKMYATVPKHKGTEKLRLQIKRKLAELRKELEKQRQMKKGGGGPSLSVRKEGAAQIVLAGLPNVGKSSLMKALTNVDADVADYAFTTVEPIPGMMHHKDVQIQLVEVPGLVEGAALGKGMGPQLLSVIRNADAVAIVVDLSQDPVKQLETLLKEFERAGIKLNKRRPRVEIKRTAMGGIVINGQENIKGDISEVMKMLREERIHSAEITVKEPVTLEDFADALDESLVWRRAIIIANKGDAPGSKENYEKLVEAYGDRFKIIPVSAKRKIQLDKLKDELYELAGIIRVFTKSPGEEPAYPPVPLKKGSTVMDLAERIHKDFAKNFRYARVWGKSVKFPGQRVGADHVLEDGDIVEIHAR